The sequence below is a genomic window from Acidobacteriota bacterium.
CGCGCGAGAAAGAGCTGCTGCACCAGCTGGCGGCCCTACGGACCGAAAATCCGCGCGACGGACTGTAGCGTCGCGCCGCCGAGCGATCCGGATCGAGCATCCGCATGGCATACCGATACCTGTTCGGACCCGTTCCTTCCCGCCGGCTCGGTATCTCGCTGGGCGTCGACCTGGTCCCCCCCAAGACCTGTACCATGAATTGCGTGTACTGCGAGTGCGGTCCCACAACGGCCTTCACCATCGATCGGGCGGAGTATGTGCCCACCGACGGGGTTTTGGCCGAGCTGGATGACTTTTTGGGCCGGTACCCCCGTCCGGACTTCATCACCTTCTCCGGATCCGGCGAACCCACACTCCACTCCGGCCTCGGCCGGATCGCATCCCACCTCAAGGCCCGCGGCGCGGCGCCGGTCGCCCTGCTCACCAATTCGTCGCTATTAGACCGGCCCGACGTCCGATCGGAAGCCGCGGCGGCCGATCTCATCCTCCCCTCGCTGGACGCGGTCTCCGACTCGGCCTTTCAGGCCATCAACCGGCCGGTGGCCGGCATCCGCAGCGAGGCGATCATCGACGGGCTGGCCGCCCTCCGGGAGATCTTCACCGGCGAGATCTGGCTGGAGATCTTCATGCTGGCTCCGCTCAACACCGCGCCGGACGAGCTCGATCGGTTTCGGGACGCGATCCGGCGGATCCGGCCCGACCGCGTCCAGCTCAACACTCTCGACCGACCCGGTACGGAACCGTGGGTCCGGCCCGTGCCGCTGGCCGAGCTGGAGGCGATGATCCCGCGGCTCGGCCACCCGCGGGTGGAAGTGATCGCCCGATACCGCCGCCGCCGGGACCTGGCGGTTTTTCGGCCCGATCTGGAGCACGCCATCCTCGAGACCATCGCCCGGCGTCCCTGCACCGCCGAAGATCTGGCAGCCGGGCTGGGGATCCGGCCGGCGGAGCTGAACAAGTACCTGGACATCCTCGAGACGGAGCGGCGGATCCGGGCCGAGATCCAGGACCGCGGGATCTTTTATCGGACGCTCGAATGAGCCGCGCCCAGGCGGTTCCTCCGGCGTCAACAGGAGCCTCATGCTGGCCGCCGCCATTCAGATGGAATCGGGTCCCGACTTCGAGCGGAACCTGGAGCGCGCCGTGCGGTTGGTGGAGCTGGCCCGCTCCCGCGGCGCCGAATTGATCGCCCTGCCCGAAAATTTTTCCTTCCTGCGCGTTGGTGACGTCCCGTTCCTGACCCACCGCCTGGATTCGCCGCTGGTCCGCCGGCTGCGGGAGCTGGCCGGCCGCCTGGAGATCTACCTGCTGGCCGGCTCCTTCCACGAAGAGGTTCCGGGTGCCGACAACATGTTCAACACCAGCCTGCTGCTGGGACCCGACGGCGGCATTCTGGCCGCCTACCGCAAGATCCATCTGTTCGACATCGAGCTGGGAGACGGGCACAGCATCCGGGAATCGGCCCGCTTCCACGCGGGAGACGAGGCGGTGGTCTGCGCCACGCCGCCGGCTACCTTCGGCCTGTCCATCTGCTATGATCTGCGGTTTCCCGAGCTGTACCGGCGGCTGTCGGCCGCGGGCGCCGAGGTGCTCCTGGTCCCGTCGGCGTTCACCGAGACGACCGGCAAGGACCACTGGGAGGTTCTCGTCCGGTGCCGGGCCATCGAGAACCTGTGTTACGTCATCGCGCCTGCCCTGACCGGCCAGCCTGCGCCGCGGATCCGCAACTGGGGACACAGCCTGATCGTGGACCCGTGGGGGAACGTCCTGGCCGGCGCCGGCGAGCGGGAGGCGGTGATCGTTGCCGAGATCGACCGCGCCTATCTGCAGGAAAAACGCCGCCAGCTTCCCGCCCTGGACCACCGCCGGCTGGATATCAATCCCGCCAGGTGACCATCCACCAGATCGTCTGAGCGGAAAGTCCGGCTGCAACCGCTGGCGGACGCGCGGGCGTCGGCACCGGATCGGCCAACGGTTGAAACGCCGGGGCCCGTGTGCTATAAGGGTGCGTTTGACCGCGCGGCACCCGATCGGTTTCCGCCGAAGTCGCACCGCCGCCGCGGATGGCCTCTCGGCAAGGAACAGCAGGGACTCATGGACGACATACTGGAACGCATCCGCAGCGGCGACCGCCGCCTCCTGGCCAAGGCCATCAGCCGGATCGAAAACGGCTCACTCGACGCCGTCGACCTGCTGAAGCAGG
It includes:
- a CDS encoding radical SAM protein translates to MAYRYLFGPVPSRRLGISLGVDLVPPKTCTMNCVYCECGPTTAFTIDRAEYVPTDGVLAELDDFLGRYPRPDFITFSGSGEPTLHSGLGRIASHLKARGAAPVALLTNSSLLDRPDVRSEAAAADLILPSLDAVSDSAFQAINRPVAGIRSEAIIDGLAALREIFTGEIWLEIFMLAPLNTAPDELDRFRDAIRRIRPDRVQLNTLDRPGTEPWVRPVPLAELEAMIPRLGHPRVEVIARYRRRRDLAVFRPDLEHAILETIARRPCTAEDLAAGLGIRPAELNKYLDILETERRIRAEIQDRGIFYRTLE
- a CDS encoding carbon-nitrogen hydrolase family protein; its protein translation is MLAAAIQMESGPDFERNLERAVRLVELARSRGAELIALPENFSFLRVGDVPFLTHRLDSPLVRRLRELAGRLEIYLLAGSFHEEVPGADNMFNTSLLLGPDGGILAAYRKIHLFDIELGDGHSIRESARFHAGDEAVVCATPPATFGLSICYDLRFPELYRRLSAAGAEVLLVPSAFTETTGKDHWEVLVRCRAIENLCYVIAPALTGQPAPRIRNWGHSLIVDPWGNVLAGAGEREAVIVAEIDRAYLQEKRRQLPALDHRRLDINPAR